A window of the Hevea brasiliensis isolate MT/VB/25A 57/8 chromosome 6, ASM3005281v1, whole genome shotgun sequence genome harbors these coding sequences:
- the LOC110647540 gene encoding serine/threonine-protein kinase GRIK2 has product MYHKNYSLARVMGCCSCFGFWKPKRRTRPISVRNHNLSQEFLLDEEIDDDYDGSYNGEITDTAYGEDGELPTRVKRSEEILRFREQNGMICRQFPVKETQRLVRSEDEDGNKMVNEYVRVGKIGAGSYGKVVLYRSSIDGKNYAIKAFHKSHLLKLRVAPSETAMSDVLREVLIMKMLDHPNIVNLIEVIDDPNTDHFYMVLEYVDGKWVWEGSGPPGGIGENTARKYLRDIVSGLMYLHAHNIVHGDIKPDNLLVTRSGTVKIGDFSVSQVFEGDNDELRRSPGTPVFTAPECCLGLTYHGKAADTWAVGVTLYCMILGQYPFLGETLQDTYDKIVNNPLVLPNEMNSQLKDLLEGLLCKDPKQRMTLDSVASHNWVIGEDGPIPQHLCWCKRNSLQTKFETHMTLIESDETRTD; this is encoded by the exons ATGTATCATAAGAACTATTCACTTGCCAGAGTAATGGGCTGTTGTAGCTGTTTTGGGTTCTGGAAGCCCAAACGGAGAACTAGGCCCATTTCTGTGAGGAATCATAATCTCTCCCAGGAGTTTTTGTTGGATGAAGAAATTGATGATGATTATGATGGTTCATATAATGGTGAAATCACTGACACTGCTTATGGAGAGGATGGCGAGTTGCCAACCCGTGTCAAACGTTCAGAGGAGATTTTAAGATTTAGAGAACAGAATGGAATGATTTGCAGGCAATTTCCTGTCAAGGAAACCCAGAGACTTGTTCGCTCTGAG GATGAGGATGGTAATAAGATGGTCAATGAATATGTTCGTGTGGGTAAGATTGGTGCTGGTAGCTATGGCAAAGTG GTTTTGTATAGGAGCAGCATAGATGGAAAGAATTATGCAATTAAG GCTTTTCATAAGTCTCATTTATTGAAACTGCGGGTTGCACCTTCTGAGACTGCAATGAGCGATGTTCTTCGTGAG GTTTTAATCATGAAAATGTTGGACCATCCTAATATTGTCAATCTCATTGAGGTGATTGATGACCCAAACACAGATCACTTCTACATGG TTCTTGAATATGTAGATGGAAAATGGGTTTGGGAAGGTTCTGGTCCTCCTGGTGGAATTGGAGAAAATACTGCTAGAAAGTACCTGCGGGATATTGTATCTGGGTTAATGTATCTCCATGCCCAT AATATAGTGCATGGTGATATTAAACCTGATAATCTGTTGGTTACTCGTTCGGGTACTGTGAAGATTGGAGATTTTAGTGTTAGCCAAGTATTTGAG GGTGATAATGATGAGCTTCGGCGATCTCCTGGGACACCTGTTTTCACAGCACCTGAGTGCTGTCTAG GGCTGACCTACCATGGCAAAGCTGCTGACACATGGGCAGTGGGAGTGACTTTATACTGTATGATTCTTGGACAATACCCATTTCTTGGAGAAACTCTGCAGGATACATATGACAAG ATTGTTAATAACCCTTTAGTGCTCCCGAATGAAATGAACTCGCAGCTGAAGGATTTACTTGAAGGACTTCTTTGCAAAG ACCCAAAGCAAAGGATGACATTAGATTCTGTAGCAAGTCATAATTGGGTCATTGGAGAAGATGGGCCAATTCCACAGCATCTATGCTGGTGCAAGCGTAATAGCCTTCAAACGAAATTCGAAACACACATGACCCTCATTGAATCCGATGAGACTCGTACTGACTAA
- the LOC110651220 gene encoding uncharacterized protein LOC110651220: MDKRKSCVLLAFFLVFVSWEAYVVQGINRKDPLDPAITHYEMRPKLPSGHEQAFCLARGKCQFKTLVCPDQCKVRKPVQNKKQKGCFVDCSSRCEVTCKWRRPRCDGYGSLCYDPRFVGGDGVMFYFHGEKGGNFAIVSDDNLQINAHLIGTRPQGRTRDFTWVQALSIMFDTHTLVIAAKRISLWDDNVDALLVRWDGATVDVPTDGEAEWRTNGEEREVLVERTDDTNTIRVTVSNLVELNIKVRPIGKEENRVHKYQLPEDDAFAHLETQFKFFNLTDLVEGVLGQTYRPDYVSPVKTGVPMPMMGGEDKYHTPSLFSPLCSFCRFQRQYSYETTKGVSEY; the protein is encoded by the exons ATGGATAAAAGAAAGTCCTGTGTTCTTCTGGCTTTCTTTCTTGTATTCGTCTCCTGGGAAGCCTACGTTGTTCAAGGCATAAACAGGAAGGACCCTCTTGATCCTGCTATAACGCATTATGAGATGAGGCCTAAGTTGCCTTCAGGTCATGAACAAGCTTTCTGCCTGGCCAGAGGGAAATGCCAATTCAAGACACTCGTGTGTCCAGATCAATGCAAAGTAAGGAAGCCTGTGCAAAACAAGAAGCAGAAGGGATGCTTCGTTGACTGCAGCAGCAGATGTGAAGTCACTTGCAAGT GGAGAAGGCCTAGATGTGACGGATATGGTTCTCTTTGTTATGATCCTCGGTTTGTTGGTGGTGATGGTGTGATGTTCTACTTCCATGGAGAAAAGGGAGGAAACTTTGCCATTGTCTCTGATGATAATCTACAAATCAATGCACACTTGATCGGAACTCGACCACAAGGGAGGACTCGTGACTTCACATGGGTGCAGGCCCTCTCTATCATGTTTGACACTCACACACTAGTCATTGCAGCAAAGAGGATCTCACTCTGGGACGATAACGTTGATGCTCTTTTAGTAAGATGGGATGGTGCCACAGTTGACGTCCCGACTGATGGAGAGGCAGAATGGAGGACTAATGGTGAAGAAAGAGAGGTTTTGGTTGAAAGAACTGATGATACTAATACTATAAGAGTTACAGTTTCAAATTTGGTGGAGCTAAATATAAAGGTAAGACCAATTGGGAAAGAAGAGAACAGGGTTCATAAATACCAGTTGCCAGAGGATGATGCTTTTGCTCACTTGGAGACACAGTTCAAGTTTTTCAACCTGACAGATCTTGTTGAAGGAGTTTTGGGCCAGACTTACAGGCCAGATTATGTTAGCCCTGTCAAGACTGGAGTTCCCATGCCAATGATGGGTGGAGAGGACAAGTACCACACTCCATCTCTCTTTTCACCTCTTTGCAGCTTTTGCAGATTTCAAAGGCAGTATAGCTATGAAACAACTAAGGGAGTATCTGAATACTGA